The proteins below are encoded in one region of Enhydrobacter sp.:
- a CDS encoding anhydro-N-acetylmuramic acid kinase, with protein sequence MSAPVLRALGLMSGTSVDGIDVAVIETDGEQIASVGPSATIAYPDETRRLIRAAFGMETANDATRAAERAVTDAHIEAVRRAAETHRIALPSLGVVGFHGQTITHRPEKQFTWQIGDGAALAKALGVKVVNDLRQADVAAGGQGAPLVPVYHAALARDLRRPLAVVNVGGVANVTWVGADGTLLAFDTGPGNAPIDDWCVRRAGARFDRDGALAAAGKVDRARLERFSEHRFFSRRPPKSLDRGDFNDSWADGLGVADGAATLTRGTARGIALAARHFPQPVTQWIISGGGARNPTLLRAIAEETQGRVLAADSLGWDGDAIEAQAFGFLAVRSLRGLPLTFPTTTGVAKPQTGGRLHLP encoded by the coding sequence ATGTCTGCGCCTGTGTTGCGCGCCCTCGGCCTCATGAGCGGAACGTCGGTCGATGGTATCGACGTGGCTGTGATCGAGACCGACGGCGAGCAGATCGCCTCGGTCGGCCCCAGCGCCACTATTGCCTATCCGGACGAGACCCGGCGGCTCATCCGGGCGGCGTTCGGCATGGAGACCGCCAACGACGCGACGCGCGCGGCCGAACGGGCGGTCACCGACGCCCATATCGAGGCGGTGCGGCGTGCCGCGGAAACGCACCGCATCGCGCTCCCGTCGCTCGGGGTCGTGGGATTTCACGGGCAGACGATCACGCACCGGCCCGAGAAGCAGTTCACCTGGCAAATAGGCGATGGCGCGGCGCTGGCGAAGGCGCTGGGCGTGAAAGTGGTGAATGATCTGCGCCAGGCGGATGTGGCCGCGGGCGGGCAGGGGGCGCCGCTCGTGCCCGTCTACCATGCCGCCCTCGCGCGCGACCTTCGCCGGCCGCTGGCCGTGGTGAATGTCGGCGGCGTCGCCAACGTCACCTGGGTGGGGGCCGACGGGACACTGCTCGCTTTCGATACCGGCCCCGGCAACGCCCCGATCGACGACTGGTGCGTGCGGCGGGCCGGCGCCCGCTTCGACCGGGACGGCGCGCTGGCCGCCGCAGGCAAGGTCGATCGCGCGCGGCTCGAGCGTTTCAGCGAGCATCGCTTCTTCAGCCGCAGGCCGCCGAAGTCCCTCGATCGCGGCGACTTCAACGACTCGTGGGCCGATGGGCTCGGTGTCGCCGACGGAGCGGCCACGCTCACCCGCGGCACGGCGCGCGGGATCGCGCTCGCAGCCCGTCATTTTCCGCAGCCCGTCACCCAGTGGATCATCTCGGGCGGCGGCGCCCGCAATCCGACGCTGCTGCGGGCGATCGCGGAAGAGACGCAGGGCCGGGTCCTTGCCGCCGACTCGCTGGGCTGGGATGGCGATGCGATCGAGGCGCAGGCCTTCGGCTTCCTGGCCGTGCGCTCGCTGCGCGGCCTGCCGCTCACCTTTCCGACGACGACCGGGGTGGCGAAGCCGCAGACGGGCGGCCGCCTGCACCTGCCGTAG
- a CDS encoding cysteine desulfurase family protein → MSARSVYLDHNATSPLRPVALDAMIEALRLGGNPSSVHRAGRAARARIEAARRSVAVLAGALPSEVVFTSGGTEANNMALAGAGRARILVSAVEHDSVLKAAPDAGIVPVDRRGVVDLALLERLLGGTASPALVSVMFANNETGVLQPIAEVVRLARSAGALVHCDAVQGAGKAAVDFHGLGVDYLSLSAHKLGGPAGVGALIVRDGAPLQPDRRGGGQERYRRAGTENVAGIAGFGAAAEAALSGLDVTGLRDRLEAEIGRIAPGAAVYGADAPRVGNTSCLSMPGVKAETQVMALDLAGICVSAGAACSSGKVGRSAVLEAMGVPAAEAATAIRISLGWNTTPGDIERLIAAWRDLYVRVAHSDISRAQAA, encoded by the coding sequence ATGAGCGCTCGGTCGGTATATCTCGATCACAACGCCACCAGCCCGCTGCGGCCGGTGGCGCTCGACGCCATGATCGAGGCGTTGCGGCTGGGCGGCAATCCGTCGTCGGTCCATCGGGCCGGACGCGCCGCGCGCGCCCGCATCGAGGCGGCACGCCGCAGCGTGGCGGTTCTGGCCGGCGCGCTGCCGTCCGAGGTCGTCTTCACATCGGGCGGCACGGAAGCGAACAACATGGCGCTGGCCGGTGCCGGGCGGGCACGGATCCTGGTCTCCGCCGTCGAGCACGACAGCGTGCTGAAGGCTGCTCCCGATGCCGGGATCGTTCCGGTCGATCGTCGGGGCGTCGTCGATCTGGCACTTCTCGAGCGCCTGCTCGGCGGGACCGCTTCGCCGGCGCTCGTCTCGGTGATGTTCGCCAACAACGAGACGGGCGTGCTGCAGCCGATCGCCGAGGTCGTGCGTCTCGCCCGGTCGGCCGGCGCTCTCGTGCACTGCGACGCGGTCCAGGGCGCGGGCAAGGCAGCGGTCGATTTCCACGGGCTGGGCGTCGACTATCTCAGCCTTTCGGCGCACAAGCTCGGCGGGCCCGCAGGCGTGGGCGCGCTGATCGTGCGCGACGGCGCGCCCCTGCAGCCGGACCGGCGGGGCGGCGGGCAGGAGCGCTATCGGCGCGCCGGCACGGAGAATGTGGCGGGGATCGCCGGTTTTGGAGCGGCTGCCGAAGCGGCACTTTCCGGACTGGACGTGACCGGGCTGCGGGATCGGCTGGAAGCCGAGATCGGGCGGATCGCGCCGGGTGCCGCTGTGTACGGTGCGGATGCGCCGCGGGTCGGCAATACAAGCTGCCTGTCCATGCCGGGTGTGAAGGCCGAGACCCAGGTCATGGCGCTGGATCTGGCGGGCATCTGCGTCTCGGCAGGCGCGGCCTGCTCTTCCGGCAAGGTCGGACGGTCGGCCGTGCTGGAGGCCATGGGCGTGCCTGCAGCCGAGGCGGCCACCGCCATCCGCATCAGCCTCGGCTGGAATACGACTCCCGGGGATATCGAACGCTTGATCGCCGCCTGGCGGGACCTATATGTCCGAGTAGCGCACTCGGATATCTCCCGGGCCCAGGCTGCGTAG
- a CDS encoding bifunctional [glutamine synthetase] adenylyltransferase/[glutamine synthetase]-adenylyl-L-tyrosine phosphorylase produces MSWLSTARLPRPHHADRLAVAWMRWDEAAERPEDAAAVGLLEALFGNSPYLTETALKDPAFMADLWRHGPDAACAALNDALASLRSRARDGADPGEVAQALRRLKRQVALAVAAADIAGVWPLERITGTLSAFAGGALDALVDAILLQLGRNSQLAIDGDPDAAAFTALGMGKLGAGELNYSSDIDLILLYDREAPALAGDEHVPQQFVRAARLLVQLLSETSADGYIFRTDLRLRPDPGSTPLAMSVQAAELYYESVGQNWERAAMIKAHPVAGNRTVGEAFLAELRPYIWRRHLDFAAIHDIHSIKRQIDAHRGGGTVGVPGHNVKLGRGGIREIEFFAQTQQLIFGGRNPALRLRGTCDTLRALAMAGHITSTVADELTEAYRFLRRVEHRLQMVDDRQTHSLPADEAGLSAIATFLGYADRAAFERELLARLRSVESHYARLFEEAPSLAGPGGNLVFTGIEDDPGTLDTLRALGFRDPSAAAGIVRRWHHGRYRATRSARARELLTELMPALLEALGTSAAPDQALLNLDFFLANLPAGVQLFSLFKSNPALLELVATIMGSAPGLAAHLARRTLLLDSVLSGSFYTPLPPAPVMTAELTAALTAVETEQDILDVARRWANDRRFQVGVQQLKRIVRPAQAGVAYSDIAEATISALCDRVERSFAEVHGGFRGRRLAVLGLGKLGSREMSATSDLDLIFVYDVPADLEASDGVQPLPPIQYYTRLSARIVTALTALTNEGALYEVDMRLRPSGHAGPLANSLEGFESYHAQSAWTWEHLALTRARVIHGPAALAERLADIVRTTLGRERDPVGLVRDVADMRDRIAQHAPPKTAWDFKHLPGGLFDIDFVAQYLALRHAATRPDILDPHPAEMLRLAARAGFLDHEDAERLRAVRQLLSDVQSLLRLTLNGDEATFDEAKAPEEQRRLIAETEGAAGLDELAARIADETAAAHAIYRRLIEEPARSAGWLPRRERRNDT; encoded by the coding sequence ATGTCTTGGCTTTCGACCGCCCGCCTGCCACGCCCGCATCACGCAGATCGACTCGCCGTCGCCTGGATGCGGTGGGACGAGGCGGCCGAAAGACCCGAAGATGCCGCCGCCGTCGGGCTCCTCGAGGCGCTGTTCGGCAACAGCCCCTATCTCACCGAGACGGCCCTAAAGGACCCGGCCTTCATGGCCGATCTATGGCGTCACGGACCCGATGCGGCCTGCGCGGCGTTGAACGACGCACTCGCCTCGCTGCGCAGCCGTGCGCGCGACGGCGCCGACCCCGGCGAGGTCGCCCAGGCCTTGCGGCGCCTGAAGAGGCAGGTGGCGCTCGCGGTGGCGGCTGCCGATATCGCCGGCGTGTGGCCGCTCGAGAGAATCACGGGCACCCTCAGCGCCTTCGCGGGCGGCGCGCTCGACGCCCTGGTCGATGCGATCCTGCTGCAGCTCGGCCGCAACAGCCAGCTTGCCATCGACGGCGATCCCGATGCCGCCGCCTTCACCGCGCTCGGCATGGGCAAGCTGGGCGCCGGCGAGCTCAACTACTCGAGCGACATCGACCTGATCCTGCTGTACGACCGCGAGGCGCCGGCGCTCGCCGGCGACGAGCACGTGCCGCAGCAGTTCGTGCGCGCCGCCCGGCTCCTCGTGCAGCTCCTGTCGGAGACCTCCGCCGACGGCTACATCTTCCGCACCGACCTGCGGCTCAGGCCCGATCCCGGCTCGACGCCGCTCGCGATGTCGGTCCAGGCCGCCGAGCTCTACTACGAAAGCGTCGGCCAGAACTGGGAGCGCGCGGCGATGATCAAGGCGCATCCCGTCGCCGGCAACCGGACGGTCGGCGAGGCGTTCCTGGCCGAGCTGCGGCCCTATATCTGGCGCCGTCATCTCGACTTCGCGGCGATCCACGATATCCATTCGATCAAGCGGCAGATCGACGCCCATCGCGGCGGCGGCACGGTGGGCGTCCCCGGCCACAACGTGAAGCTCGGCCGGGGCGGCATTCGCGAGATCGAGTTCTTCGCCCAGACCCAGCAGCTCATCTTCGGCGGCCGCAATCCGGCGCTGCGCCTGCGCGGCACCTGCGACACGCTGAGGGCGCTTGCCATGGCGGGCCACATCACTTCGACGGTGGCCGACGAACTGACCGAAGCCTATCGCTTCCTGCGCCGGGTCGAGCATCGGCTGCAGATGGTCGATGACCGACAGACCCACAGTCTGCCGGCCGACGAGGCCGGGCTGTCGGCGATCGCCACGTTTCTGGGCTATGCAGATCGCGCGGCTTTCGAGCGCGAGCTCCTGGCGCGGCTGCGCTCGGTGGAAAGCCACTATGCGCGGCTCTTCGAGGAAGCGCCGAGTCTGGCCGGTCCCGGCGGCAATCTCGTCTTCACCGGCATCGAGGACGATCCGGGCACGCTGGACACGCTGCGCGCCCTCGGCTTTCGCGACCCGTCGGCTGCCGCCGGCATCGTGCGGCGCTGGCACCATGGCCGCTATCGCGCCACCCGCTCGGCGCGGGCGCGCGAGTTGCTCACCGAGCTGATGCCGGCGCTGCTCGAGGCGCTGGGCACCAGCGCGGCGCCGGACCAGGCTCTGCTCAACCTCGACTTCTTCCTCGCCAACCTGCCGGCGGGGGTGCAGCTCTTCTCGCTCTTCAAGTCGAACCCGGCGCTGCTCGAGCTGGTGGCGACGATCATGGGCAGCGCGCCCGGCCTTGCCGCCCATCTGGCGCGCCGCACCCTCCTCCTCGATTCGGTCCTCTCCGGCAGCTTCTACACGCCGCTGCCGCCGGCGCCGGTCATGACCGCGGAACTTACCGCCGCGCTCACGGCCGTCGAGACCGAGCAGGACATCCTCGATGTCGCGCGGCGCTGGGCCAACGACCGACGCTTCCAGGTCGGCGTGCAGCAGCTCAAGCGCATCGTGCGTCCGGCGCAGGCCGGCGTCGCCTATTCCGACATCGCCGAGGCCACCATTTCCGCGCTCTGCGATCGCGTCGAGCGGAGCTTCGCCGAGGTCCATGGCGGCTTTCGCGGCCGGCGCCTGGCCGTTCTCGGCCTCGGCAAGCTCGGCAGCCGCGAGATGTCGGCCACCTCGGATCTCGACCTGATCTTCGTCTACGACGTCCCCGCCGATCTCGAGGCATCGGATGGCGTCCAGCCGCTGCCGCCCATCCAGTACTACACGCGCCTCAGCGCCAGGATCGTGACCGCGCTCACGGCGCTCACCAACGAGGGCGCGCTCTACGAGGTCGACATGCGCCTGCGGCCGTCGGGGCACGCGGGCCCGCTCGCCAACTCGCTCGAAGGCTTCGAGAGCTATCATGCCCAATCGGCGTGGACGTGGGAGCACCTTGCGCTGACGCGGGCGCGCGTGATCCACGGCCCGGCCGCCCTCGCCGAGCGCCTGGCGGACATCGTTAGGACGACCCTCGGCCGCGAGCGCGATCCCGTCGGCCTGGTGCGGGACGTGGCCGACATGCGCGATCGCATCGCGCAGCATGCGCCGCCCAAGACCGCCTGGGACTTCAAGCATCTTCCCGGCGGCCTGTTCGACATCGACTTCGTCGCCCAGTATCTCGCCCTTCGTCACGCCGCGACGCGACCGGACATTCTCGATCCCCATCCCGCCGAGATGCTGCGACTGGCGGCGCGGGCGGGCTTCCTCGATCATGAGGATGCCGAACGGCTCCGCGCCGTGCGGCAGCTTCTCTCCGACGTGCAAAGCCTGCTGCGCCTGACGCTCAACGGTGACGAGGCGACCTTCGACGAAGCGAAAGCCCCGGAGGAACAGCGTCGACTCATCGCCGAGACCGAGGGCGCCGCCGGTCTCGACGAACTCGCCGCGCGCATCGCCGACGAAACCGCGGCGGCGCATGCTATATACCGCCGCCTGATCGAGGAGCCGGCGCGGTCGGCCGGATGGCTGCCGCGGCGGGAGCGGAGGAACGACACATGA
- a CDS encoding DUF3971 domain-containing protein — MVGKVYRGIGRIVGYGAAILAALVLGVCLRLLFFGPVDLDFLRSPLSQEIATSGGRMAVAADHIHAEWGGVTRPMRLVFSGLHVVDENKRTVATAPSVALSFEPQSVLKARFLPTSIVVDRPTLNADIDRKGGMLQRVLAESGSSSQTSVVDLLIGQLLAEPNHDTLLGQLDTVVVQHARVALRDVPSGVVWKADDAQARLKRDESGIAIAADGRFDNGSGPVEVALSGKYGRDRSRISLEAKIDGLKPAMLASLSPDAALLRGVDVPLSGRMRIEAAGNGDIQSIAVEVTGGAGTLTLPGILPVAHEVRSVDAAASVDAASHTVRIDHVRIGLGAAELSLAGSGMRTGQGQTFSGRAEVRGIPVDRLADYWPLEFAEGGRRWAIANLSKGTLDVTADFGLSMPGDDLSRLEADRMVASLDYRGMRVHYMPHMPEIEGVTGTARYENGTLHFDVAHGSGVGLSIDGTTIDLLDLESQPPQTAKLRIPITGPASAAIALLSRRQLGLPKDVLYDPRRVGGDVSVDLALSFPLLNAITVADLDIRAEAELSRFSLQDAVGSVDLADATGRVLYENSQLDVAGAGKLDGSPVDIVWRERFGSKVPFRRRYELKGTIPAALVGQAGFPSLEPYLTGPIGITSLAYQVAANGTSELQGRFDLKRAQASVPQLGWSKEAGADGRVDLGLKFLAGGKLASAEFDGGAADLAAKGAVRLNGEDSIQQVTFSKLALGRTDVALDWRRRVGGVDIDLRGRSIELGRVRQALKTRDESAKAPGGAAQKAQSSTRVTVGLDQVLVQRGSLGALAGRFEMAGDRIVSADLRLGAGRGTTFQVRPAAAARTVALHVADFGQLLHEAGWLDGLAGGALDFGGRFDDGSAGAPLTGTLTLGPYRLHKTTPRNGVDTLNSTIDGLSRAGNALQQFDGLEAQIVKTGDRVEIKGGRTSGRSIGLTTAGWLDLAADTARLRGVVVPAFALNNLLSNVPLLGPLLTGGKDAGLFAIAYRLEGPFDDLKSDINMMSAITPGALRELFIRRDDTPSLTTPAKPAP; from the coding sequence TTGGTCGGAAAAGTATATCGCGGAATCGGACGCATCGTTGGCTACGGCGCGGCGATCCTGGCAGCCCTGGTGCTCGGCGTTTGCCTGCGGCTCCTCTTCTTCGGGCCGGTCGATCTCGACTTCCTGCGCTCGCCGCTTTCGCAGGAGATCGCCACGTCGGGCGGCCGGATGGCCGTCGCCGCCGATCACATCCACGCCGAATGGGGCGGCGTGACGCGGCCGATGCGGCTGGTATTCAGCGGCCTGCATGTCGTCGACGAGAACAAGCGGACGGTCGCGACGGCGCCGAGCGTGGCGCTGTCCTTCGAGCCGCAGAGCGTGCTCAAGGCGCGGTTCCTGCCGACCTCCATCGTCGTCGATCGGCCGACACTCAATGCCGATATCGACCGCAAGGGCGGCATGCTGCAGCGCGTGCTGGCGGAATCGGGTTCGTCCTCGCAGACGAGCGTCGTCGATCTCCTGATCGGGCAGCTTCTGGCCGAACCCAATCACGACACGCTGCTCGGCCAGCTCGATACCGTCGTCGTGCAGCATGCTCGTGTCGCGTTGCGCGACGTGCCGAGCGGCGTCGTGTGGAAGGCCGACGATGCGCAGGCGCGGCTGAAGCGGGACGAAAGCGGCATCGCCATCGCGGCGGACGGACGCTTCGACAACGGCAGCGGCCCGGTCGAGGTGGCGCTGTCCGGCAAGTATGGCCGCGATCGCAGCCGGATTTCCCTGGAAGCGAAGATCGACGGCCTCAAGCCGGCGATGCTGGCGAGCCTTTCGCCCGATGCGGCGCTGCTGCGCGGCGTCGACGTTCCTTTGTCCGGCCGGATGCGCATCGAGGCGGCCGGCAACGGCGACATCCAGAGCATCGCGGTCGAGGTGACCGGCGGCGCCGGGACGCTCACCTTGCCAGGCATCCTGCCGGTCGCGCACGAGGTCCGCTCCGTCGATGCCGCCGCCTCGGTCGATGCGGCTTCCCATACCGTCAGGATCGATCATGTCCGGATCGGCCTCGGCGCGGCCGAGTTGTCGCTGGCCGGCTCCGGCATGCGCACCGGGCAGGGCCAGACCTTCTCCGGCCGGGCCGAGGTCCGCGGCATCCCGGTGGACAGGCTGGCCGACTACTGGCCTTTGGAATTCGCCGAGGGCGGACGGCGATGGGCCATCGCCAATCTCAGCAAGGGCACGCTCGACGTCACCGCCGACTTCGGTCTCAGCATGCCGGGCGACGATCTCTCGCGCCTCGAGGCCGACCGGATGGTGGCGTCCCTCGACTATCGCGGCATGCGGGTGCACTACATGCCGCATATGCCGGAGATCGAGGGAGTGACCGGCACGGCGCGATACGAGAACGGCACGCTCCATTTCGACGTGGCACACGGATCGGGAGTGGGGCTGTCGATCGACGGGACGACGATCGATCTCCTCGATCTCGAGTCGCAGCCGCCGCAGACGGCGAAGCTGCGCATCCCGATCACCGGCCCGGCATCGGCCGCCATCGCGCTCCTGTCACGCCGCCAGCTCGGCCTGCCGAAGGACGTGCTCTACGATCCGCGGCGCGTGGGTGGCGACGTGTCGGTCGATCTCGCGCTCTCCTTTCCGCTGCTGAACGCCATCACGGTGGCCGACCTCGACATTCGGGCCGAGGCGGAACTGTCGCGCTTCTCGCTGCAGGACGCCGTCGGCAGCGTCGATCTCGCCGATGCGACCGGCCGCGTTCTCTACGAGAACTCGCAGCTCGATGTCGCCGGGGCCGGCAAGCTCGACGGGTCTCCGGTCGACATCGTGTGGCGCGAGCGGTTCGGTTCCAAGGTGCCCTTCCGCCGGCGCTACGAGCTCAAGGGAACGATACCGGCCGCTCTGGTCGGCCAGGCCGGATTTCCCTCGCTCGAGCCCTACCTCACGGGCCCGATCGGCATCACGAGCCTTGCCTATCAGGTCGCCGCCAACGGCACGAGCGAGCTGCAGGGGCGCTTCGATCTCAAGCGCGCGCAGGCGTCGGTGCCGCAGCTCGGCTGGAGCAAGGAGGCGGGGGCCGACGGTCGCGTCGATCTCGGCCTGAAATTCCTGGCAGGCGGCAAGCTGGCTTCGGCCGAGTTCGATGGCGGCGCGGCGGATCTGGCGGCCAAGGGTGCGGTGCGGCTCAACGGCGAGGACTCCATCCAGCAGGTGACGTTCAGCAAGCTGGCGCTTGGCCGGACGGACGTCGCCCTGGACTGGCGCCGCCGCGTCGGCGGCGTCGACATCGACCTGCGCGGACGGTCGATCGAGCTGGGGCGGGTGCGGCAGGCGCTGAAGACACGTGACGAGAGCGCCAAGGCGCCCGGCGGCGCGGCGCAGAAGGCGCAATCCAGCACGCGCGTGACGGTCGGCCTCGACCAGGTGCTGGTGCAGCGCGGTTCCCTGGGAGCGCTCGCGGGCCGGTTCGAGATGGCGGGAGATCGCATCGTCTCAGCCGACTTGCGGCTCGGCGCCGGACGCGGCACGACCTTTCAGGTCCGGCCCGCGGCCGCCGCGCGAACGGTCGCGCTTCATGTGGCAGACTTCGGCCAGCTCCTGCACGAGGCCGGCTGGCTCGACGGCCTTGCCGGCGGGGCCCTCGATTTCGGCGGCCGCTTCGACGACGGCTCTGCCGGCGCGCCGCTCACCGGCACATTGACGCTCGGCCCCTATCGGCTGCACAAGACGACGCCGCGCAACGGCGTCGATACGCTCAATTCGACGATCGACGGCTTGAGCCGCGCCGGCAACGCGCTGCAGCAGTTCGACGGGCTGGAAGCGCAGATCGTCAAGACCGGCGATCGCGTCGAGATCAAGGGAGGGCGCACCAGCGGCAGGTCGATTGGCCTCACGACGGCCGGCTGGCTCGATCTTGCCGCCGACACGGCGCGGCTGCGCGGCGTCGTCGTGCCCGCCTTCGCGCTCAACAACCTCTTGTCGAACGTGCCGCTGCTTGGGCCGCTGCTCACCGGCGGCAAGGACGCCGGCCTGTTCGCCATCGCCTATCGCCTCGAAGGTCCGTTCGACGATCTCAAGTCGGACATCAACATGATGTCGGCGATCACGCCGGGCGCCTTGCGCGAGCTGTTCATTCGCCGTGACGACACGCCGTCGTTGACCACGCCCGCGAAGCCCGCGCCTTAG
- a CDS encoding Rrf2 family transcriptional regulator, translating into MKLSTKGRYAVMAMVDLARHAQSKPVSLSDIAARQEISLSYLEQLFARLRRAELVKSVRGPGGGYRLARASSETRVSEIILAVDEPISATRCTEMGAPGCRTDRSKCLTHDLWEELGNQIHMFLASVTLSDVLERRITPRLAEAPPPANNDSMAAAG; encoded by the coding sequence GTGAAGCTCAGCACCAAGGGTCGTTATGCCGTGATGGCGATGGTCGATCTGGCCCGTCATGCACAGTCCAAGCCCGTGTCGCTGTCGGACATCGCGGCACGACAGGAAATTTCTCTGTCCTATCTCGAGCAGCTTTTTGCCCGCCTGCGGCGCGCCGAGCTGGTGAAGAGCGTGCGCGGGCCGGGCGGCGGCTATCGCCTGGCGCGGGCCTCCAGCGAGACCCGGGTGTCGGAGATCATCCTTGCGGTCGACGAGCCGATCTCGGCGACGCGCTGCACGGAAATGGGCGCGCCGGGATGCCGGACCGACCGCAGCAAGTGCCTGACCCACGATCTGTGGGAGGAGCTGGGCAATCAGATTCACATGTTCCTGGCCTCGGTCACGCTGTCGGACGTGCTCGAGCGGAGGATCACGCCGCGCCTGGCCGAGGCGCCGCCGCCCGCCAACAACGATTCGATGGCGGCGGCCGGCTGA
- the tyrS gene encoding tyrosine--tRNA ligase, with amino-acid sequence MAGFKSDFMRIVHERGMVHQCSDAARLDELLASGIRTAYIGFDCTADSLHVGHLLQIMLLRWWQKCGHKPIALMGGGTTKVGDPSGRDETRQLLTVEQIDANMASIRRSFANYLAFGDGPTDALMANNADWLDTLLYIPLLRDVGRHFSVNRMLTMDSVKLRLERDQPLSFLEFNYMILQSYDFVELFRRHNCILQMGGSDQWGNIVMGADLGRRMANAELFALTSPLLATASGAKMGKTAAGAVWLNPDRLNPYDFWQYWRNSEDADVGRFLRLFTELPLGEVARLEALGGQEINEAKKILATEVTRLAHGTAAAEQAAETARRTFEEGVRADTLPTVDVARARLAAGIAAFELLHEAGLAESRNAARKLIKGGGARLNDAPIASDIALIGESDLDGAGTLKLSAGRKRHVLVRAG; translated from the coding sequence GTGGCGGGCTTCAAGTCGGATTTCATGCGGATCGTGCACGAGCGCGGGATGGTGCATCAGTGCAGCGACGCCGCCCGCCTGGACGAGCTTCTCGCGAGCGGCATCCGCACCGCCTATATCGGCTTCGACTGCACCGCGGACTCGCTGCATGTCGGCCACCTGCTGCAGATCATGCTGCTGCGCTGGTGGCAGAAATGCGGGCACAAGCCGATCGCATTGATGGGCGGCGGCACGACCAAGGTCGGCGACCCGTCGGGCCGCGACGAGACGCGCCAGCTTCTCACGGTCGAGCAGATCGACGCCAACATGGCGAGCATCCGCAGGAGCTTCGCGAACTACCTCGCCTTCGGCGACGGCCCGACCGACGCGCTGATGGCCAACAACGCCGACTGGCTCGACACGCTGCTCTACATCCCGCTGCTGCGCGACGTCGGCCGGCATTTCTCGGTCAATCGCATGCTCACCATGGACTCGGTGAAGCTGCGGCTGGAGCGCGACCAGCCGCTCTCCTTCCTCGAGTTCAACTACATGATCCTGCAGTCCTACGATTTCGTGGAGCTGTTCAGGCGCCACAACTGCATCCTGCAGATGGGCGGCTCCGACCAGTGGGGCAACATCGTCATGGGCGCCGATCTCGGCCGCCGCATGGCCAACGCCGAGCTGTTCGCGCTCACATCGCCGCTGCTCGCGACGGCCTCCGGTGCCAAGATGGGCAAGACCGCGGCGGGGGCGGTCTGGCTCAATCCCGACCGGCTGAACCCGTACGACTTCTGGCAATACTGGCGCAACAGCGAGGATGCCGACGTCGGCCGCTTCCTCAGGCTGTTCACCGAGTTGCCGCTCGGCGAGGTCGCGCGCCTGGAGGCGCTCGGGGGCCAGGAGATCAACGAGGCCAAGAAGATCCTGGCGACCGAGGTCACGCGGCTGGCGCACGGCACCGCCGCGGCCGAGCAGGCGGCCGAGACGGCGCGGCGCACCTTCGAGGAAGGCGTCAGGGCCGACACGCTGCCGACCGTCGATGTCGCGCGCGCCCGGCTCGCCGCCGGCATCGCAGCCTTCGAGCTCCTGCACGAGGCGGGGCTGGCGGAGAGCCGCAACGCGGCGCGCAAGCTCATCAAGGGCGGCGGCGCGCGGTTGAACGACGCGCCCATCGCGTCGGACATTGCGCTGATCGGGGAAAGCGATCTCGACGGGGCCGGCACGCTGAAGCTATCCGCCGGCCGCAAGCGGCACGTGCTGGTGCGCGCCGGCTAA
- a CDS encoding alpha/beta hydrolase, whose translation MPDVMFTGPEGRLEGRYHQSKEEHAPIALILHPHPQYGGTMNHKVVFSLFHVFVNRGFSVLRFNTRGVGRSQGRFDNGMGELSDAAAALDWLQTMNADAKSCWIAGYSFGAWIGMQLLMRRPEIDCFISVAPPANSYDFSFLAPCPSSGLIVGAERDEVVPVADIQKLVARLSLQKGITVESRTIKGANHFFHDSLDKLAVEVDKYVARCLINPPGRATSNKEP comes from the coding sequence ATGCCTGACGTGATGTTTACCGGCCCGGAAGGTCGCCTCGAGGGCCGCTATCATCAGAGCAAGGAGGAGCATGCGCCGATCGCGCTGATCCTCCATCCTCATCCCCAATATGGCGGCACGATGAACCACAAGGTGGTCTTCTCGCTGTTCCACGTGTTCGTGAATCGTGGCTTCTCGGTCCTGCGCTTCAACACGCGCGGCGTGGGGCGCAGCCAGGGCCGCTTCGACAACGGCATGGGCGAGCTGAGCGACGCCGCGGCGGCGCTGGACTGGCTGCAGACGATGAACGCCGACGCCAAGTCCTGCTGGATCGCCGGCTATTCGTTCGGGGCGTGGATCGGCATGCAGCTCCTGATGCGCCGGCCGGAGATCGACTGCTTCATATCGGTCGCGCCGCCGGCCAATTCCTACGATTTCAGCTTCCTCGCCCCCTGCCCGTCCTCGGGCCTGATCGTGGGCGCCGAAAGGGACGAGGTGGTGCCTGTGGCCGACATCCAGAAGCTGGTGGCGCGGCTGTCGCTGCAAAAGGGCATCACGGTGGAATCGCGCACCATCAAGGGCGCCAACCACTTCTTCCACGACTCGCTCGACAAGCTCGCGGTCGAGGTCGACAAGTATGTCGCCCGGTGCCTGATCAACCCGCCCGGCCGGGCAACATCGAACAAGGAACCGTAG